Proteins found in one Seonamhaeicola sp. S2-3 genomic segment:
- a CDS encoding amidohydrolase family protein, with translation MKKTIKIYLFILLIIGINNCYCQYQGYTTDTDSLLVLKNGSIISLTSQEGSVKTGTIIIKADKIEEVFFTENTKEYANAKVIDLKGKYILPGLIDAHVHLATVPKKSRKENQKEVEAVLLKMINSGITTVRDMAGNAIILSDYARASRLNQIPAPSIFYASQFAGPKYFNMTRRHSNNPEDKSDKPWAQTITDSTNIALAVARAKGSGATGIKIYSDLSAHLVKNIVEEANNQGLQAWSHSAVFPASPMQIANAKVNTMSHAWDIMYGLKEDGEITRESLSNKIDFNRLDRILLLMKKNKVILDPTNYIAENNNMNGVEIPKRAHELGVKVAVGTDWPYLYEPEIPFFKELKLLVDKCGFTNAEALYSATKVGAESIGLADRGTIEKGKKADIIIVNKNPLDHIENLKDIHTTIKSGIIYKKEKP, from the coding sequence ATGAAAAAAACAATAAAAATATATTTATTTATCCTTTTAATTATTGGAATAAATAACTGCTACTGTCAATATCAAGGATATACAACCGATACTGATTCGTTATTAGTTTTAAAAAATGGTTCAATAATAAGCTTAACATCACAAGAGGGTTCTGTAAAAACAGGAACAATTATAATTAAAGCAGATAAAATTGAAGAAGTCTTTTTTACAGAAAACACAAAAGAATATGCTAACGCTAAAGTTATAGATTTAAAGGGTAAATATATATTACCTGGCTTAATAGATGCACATGTACATTTAGCAACAGTACCTAAAAAAAGCCGAAAAGAAAACCAAAAGGAGGTAGAAGCGGTACTACTAAAAATGATTAACTCTGGAATTACCACGGTAAGAGATATGGCTGGAAATGCTATTATACTTTCAGATTATGCACGAGCAAGTCGCTTAAATCAAATTCCTGCTCCTTCAATTTTTTATGCTTCACAGTTTGCAGGTCCAAAATATTTTAATATGACAAGAAGACATTCAAACAATCCCGAAGATAAAAGTGATAAGCCTTGGGCGCAAACCATAACCGATTCAACAAATATAGCCTTAGCAGTGGCAAGAGCAAAAGGATCTGGTGCTACTGGAATTAAAATTTATTCAGATTTAAGTGCTCATTTAGTTAAAAACATTGTAGAGGAAGCAAATAATCAAGGGCTACAAGCTTGGAGTCATTCTGCTGTGTTCCCCGCATCGCCTATGCAAATAGCAAATGCAAAAGTAAACACGATGTCTCATGCTTGGGATATTATGTACGGTTTAAAAGAGGATGGTGAAATTACCCGAGAAAGTTTATCAAATAAAATTGATTTTAACAGGTTGGATAGAATATTACTGTTAATGAAAAAGAACAAAGTTATTTTAGATCCAACAAACTATATAGCAGAAAATAACAATATGAATGGTGTAGAAATTCCAAAGCGCGCTCATGAATTAGGAGTGAAGGTAGCTGTGGGAACTGATTGGCCTTATTTGTATGAACCAGAAATCCCCTTTTTTAAAGAATTAAAACTTCTTGTAGATAAATGTGGTTTTACCAATGCAGAAGCATTATATAGTGCTACAAAAGTAGGAGCCGAAAGTATAGGGTTAGCAGATAGAGGTACTATAGAAAAAGGTAAAAAAGCTGATATTATTATAGTAAACAAAAACCCTTTAGACCATATAGAAAACTTAAAAGATATACACACTACTATTAAGTCTGGAATTATTTATAAAAAAGAAAAACCATGA
- a CDS encoding TlpA disulfide reductase family protein, producing the protein MKNIIILLSITCILFTSCSQNTPPTIIGEIVDNKKIEQIELFDLESENKTILDSINIINKTFNHNLSFKNVKVLEVQTNDYKLPRLVFFYEPELNYKFIINGNNMSIVAPNNSLQAEYNKLLKKLTPLNQKLTEVSKDTTLSKKDLNRLSSKYFENLLDIQKDYIKKHPKSYISLYLLKHIVRYFDVLSYHELNAFYKIVNNEENKGKTMLSFIENKLKSKAENRIIGQKVPEFYLKNPNNKVFTLNDFKGHYTLIDFWASWCAPCRVTNKKIIPLYNKYKEKGFKIVSISFDDDKEKWVKAIKDDQIPWIQLSDLKGFNKSEIKELYNVERLPSTYVIDPEGKVVDQYLTHTELEELLETIY; encoded by the coding sequence ATGAAAAATATCATTATTTTATTATCTATTACATGTATCTTATTTACTAGTTGTAGCCAAAATACACCTCCAACTATTATTGGTGAAATAGTAGATAACAAGAAAATAGAACAAATTGAACTTTTTGATTTAGAGAGTGAGAATAAAACAATTCTAGATTCTATTAACATAATAAATAAAACGTTTAACCATAATCTTTCTTTTAAAAATGTTAAAGTTTTAGAAGTTCAAACAAATGATTATAAGTTACCTAGACTTGTTTTCTTTTATGAGCCTGAATTGAACTATAAATTCATTATTAATGGTAATAATATGTCAATTGTAGCTCCAAATAACTCTCTACAAGCTGAATATAATAAGTTATTAAAAAAGCTAACCCCTTTAAACCAAAAGTTAACTGAGGTATCAAAAGATACGACTCTAAGTAAAAAAGACCTTAATAGGTTATCATCAAAATATTTTGAAAACCTTTTGGACATTCAAAAAGATTATATAAAAAAACACCCAAAATCTTATATTTCTTTATACTTACTTAAACATATAGTTCGCTACTTTGATGTACTAAGTTATCATGAACTTAATGCCTTTTATAAAATAGTTAATAATGAGGAAAATAAAGGTAAAACAATGCTAAGCTTCATAGAAAATAAATTAAAAAGCAAAGCTGAAAACCGTATTATAGGTCAGAAAGTTCCTGAGTTTTATTTAAAAAACCCTAACAATAAGGTGTTTACGCTTAATGATTTTAAAGGCCACTATACACTTATCGATTTTTGGGCAAGTTGGTGTGCACCGTGTAGAGTGACTAATAAAAAAATTATCCCACTATATAATAAATACAAAGAAAAAGGTTTTAAAATAGTTTCTATTTCCTTTGATGATGATAAAGAAAAATGGGTAAAAGCTATTAAAGATGATCAAATTCCTTGGATACAACTTTCAGATTTAAAAGGATTTAATAAATCTGAAATAAAGGAACTTTATAATGTTGAAAGATTACCCAGTACTTATGTTATAGATCCTGAAGGTAAAGTAGTTGATCAATATTTAACCCATACCGAATTAGAAGAACTTCTAGAAACAATTTATTAA
- a CDS encoding TlpA disulfide reductase family protein, whose protein sequence is MKNSFTIITLLIFTLITVSSCNNTEEKDKQIIKGTISGLENNPVVLMDDKFFPLDTVQATNNSFVFEHKLDINNPKMQGIYLPQLANKPGDLKGKRNKAYFFIDSKNINIKGEILDDNLLNVKVTGSPITKAYKHLEANFPASIEMEKYAELYKKAFKLYNDIEQSEENLKNLNYYSHILDSLNVVKGQNIVDAINTNSESIALSYIAYNRFKRKSPEFLKNLVNKFSPSIKDSHYISLLNKQIELKENSSIGAMAPDFELANHVNKNIKLSDFKGAYVLIDFWASWCGPCKREIPYLKQAHEKFKDKGLKIVSVSLDSTKEEWLESLEEENLPYIKLWDEKLITKDLYQYLGIPWTVLVNPEGRIVKLNEGLRGEDLEKTLKELIQ, encoded by the coding sequence ATGAAAAATTCATTCACTATAATAACCCTATTAATATTTACATTAATTACAGTAAGTTCTTGTAATAACACTGAAGAAAAAGATAAGCAAATTATTAAAGGAACAATATCCGGTTTAGAAAATAACCCTGTTGTTTTAATGGATGACAAATTTTTTCCTTTAGATACTGTGCAAGCAACCAATAACAGCTTTGTTTTTGAACATAAACTTGATATAAATAACCCTAAAATGCAAGGTATATATTTACCACAATTAGCTAATAAACCTGGTGATTTGAAAGGTAAACGAAATAAAGCGTATTTTTTTATTGACAGTAAAAATATTAATATTAAAGGAGAGATTTTAGATGACAACTTATTAAATGTAAAAGTTACCGGATCTCCAATTACAAAAGCGTATAAACATCTAGAAGCCAATTTTCCTGCTAGTATTGAAATGGAAAAGTATGCAGAATTATATAAGAAAGCGTTTAAACTTTACAATGATATAGAACAAAGTGAAGAAAATTTAAAAAACTTAAATTATTATAGTCATATATTAGATTCGTTAAATGTGGTAAAAGGACAAAATATAGTAGATGCTATAAATACTAATTCAGAAAGTATAGCCCTTTCTTATATTGCTTACAATAGATTTAAAAGAAAATCGCCTGAGTTTCTTAAAAATTTGGTAAATAAGTTCTCTCCAAGCATTAAAGATTCTCATTATATTTCTCTTTTAAATAAACAAATAGAATTAAAAGAAAATTCCTCTATTGGTGCAATGGCTCCAGATTTTGAATTGGCAAATCATGTAAACAAAAACATAAAACTTTCAGACTTTAAAGGCGCTTATGTACTTATTGATTTTTGGGCAAGTTGGTGTGGACCATGTAAAAGGGAAATCCCTTATTTAAAACAAGCTCATGAAAAATTTAAAGACAAAGGTTTAAAAATAGTATCTGTATCTCTTGATAGTACAAAGGAAGAGTGGTTAGAATCATTAGAAGAAGAAAATTTACCATATATAAAACTATGGGATGAAAAATTAATAACAAAAGATCTATACCAATACCTAGGTATTCCTTGGACGGTTCTAGTTAATCCAGAAGGCAGAATAGTAAAATTAAATGAAGGGTTAAGAGGGGAAGATTTAGAGAAAACCTTAAAAGAGCTAATACAATAA
- a CDS encoding DUF6660 family protein produces the protein MKFLACLLAITMLALSAIPCSDGQNLKNQQYEEMHAAHNHQEESGDCCPVTCICNCCGASITFTSLTTLVLFYFSRVPTQLITTYQSNYRFDFYFGIWQPPQV, from the coding sequence ATGAAATTTTTAGCATGCTTATTAGCTATAACAATGTTGGCATTATCTGCAATTCCTTGTTCTGACGGTCAAAACTTAAAAAACCAACAGTATGAGGAAATGCATGCTGCTCATAATCATCAAGAAGAAAGTGGAGACTGTTGTCCAGTTACCTGTATTTGTAATTGTTGTGGTGCGTCTATTACGTTTACGTCTTTAACTACATTAGTATTATTTTATTTTTCCAGAGTTCCAACTCAATTAATAACGACCTATCAGTCGAATTATCGATTCGATTTTTATTTTGGTATTTGGCAACCGCCACAAGTTTAA